In a genomic window of Wyeomyia smithii strain HCP4-BCI-WySm-NY-G18 chromosome 1, ASM2978416v1, whole genome shotgun sequence:
- the LOC129722772 gene encoding zinc finger protein draculin-like isoform X2, whose translation MEENNQIKIEELIIFDSLPTEEDTLLVKRDWCTDDTTVTNTQKEGSVDVIQEHLKELTDEVGSTAVCESAPRCSNSDGLNIPNQWKEYVCEFCNKECSGKQNLQDHKRSHNRQRLFACDICNGTFNTARRLQYHKSILHTEDQYFQCDICKQRFLQKSYLLDHMNIHRTYGNERSFKCDTCNTSYKRSQDLKAHMRKVHKVVKQPRKKYVCEYCNKELSSKHSLDDHRRTHTGERPFACDKCNATFITTQRLQYHEKAHTSVRNFGCDICKRRFYLKQTLSSHMVIHRSDCPHKCPFCDKTFASGAHLKQHLPKHSDAREFKCDHCMAFYKRRDALEKHMENHELYPFSGFKSMPRFDSTHTRHRKFKCDTCEQRFSMKSHLLSHMKIHRTDCPHKCSICDARFSDVVLLENHMVCHSDERPFKCEICGRSYKRLKALQRHTSKVHRPPSSSGEPKDFAGRRRLECDICSEIFYSTTRLHYHMRAHTGVPSFECDICERRFVLKSYLRFHMKIHLTDCPHTCQICNKKFSTNLKLQDHMVTHTDERPFKCDICDRSFKGSNHVKHHMRMIHKVDLPRSDRENLKPNQTGNSLSDVYSCDVCGKQYKQRSSLRIHQDLHKIATTVTASPRMLKHFGNVS comes from the exons ATGgaagaaaataatcaaataaagaTCGAAGAGCTCATAATATTCGATTCTTTGCCCACGGAAGAGGATACTCTACTTGTTAAAAGGGATTGGTGTACCGATGACACAACTGTAACGAACACTCAGAAGGAAGGTTCAGTTGATGTGATACAAGAACATCTGAAAGAACTCACTGATGAAGTTGGGAGTACAGCAGTTTGTGAGTCAGCTCCTCGCTGCAG CAACTCGGACGGTTTAAACATACCCAATCAATGGAAAGAGTACGTTTGTGAATTCTGCAACAAAGAATGCAGTGGGAAACAGAACCTCCAGGACCATAAAAGAAGTCATAATAGACAACGTCTATTTGCCTGTGATATCTGCAATGGAACATTCAACACAGCCAGACGTTTGCAGTACCATAAGAGCATTCTACATACCGAAGACCAGTACTTCCAGTGTGACATATGTAAGCAacgttttttgcaaaaatcataTCTATTGGACCACATGAACATACACCGCACATATGGCAATGAGCGATCCTTTAAATGCGACACCTGCAACACATCATACAAAAGATCTCAAGATTTAAAGGCTCATATGCGGAAGGTTCACAAAGTCGTTAAGCAACCGCGGAAAAAGTACGTTTGCGAATACTGCAACAAggaactgagctcaaaacacAGCTTAGACGATCATAGAAGAACTCATACCGGGGAACGACCTTTTGCATGTGATAAGTGCAACGCAACATTTATCACGACACAACGTTTGCAGTACCATGAGAAAGCTCATACAAGCGTTCGGAATTTTGGGTGTGACATATGCAAGCGACGTTTTTATCTAAAACAAACTTTGTCGTCTCACATGGTTATACACCGCTCAGATTGTCCACATAAATGCCCGTTTTGCGATAAAACATTCGCAAGTGGTGCTCATCTCAAGCAACATCTGCCCAAACACAGCGATGCGCGAGAATTTAAATGCGACCACTGTATGGCGTTTTATAAGAGACGTGATGCTCTAGAAAAGCACATGGAGAACCATGAGCTCTATCCCTTCTCAGG CTTCAAAAGTATGCCGCGATTTGATAGTACTCATACAAGGCACCGGAAGTTCAAGTGCGACACATGTGAGCAACGGTTTTCGATGAAATCACATCTTTTGTCACACATGAAAATCCACCGCACAGATTGCCCGCATAAGTGCTCTATTTGTGATGCAAGATTCTCAGATGTCGTTCTCCTGGAAAATCATATGGTCTGTCACAGTGATGAGCGACCCTTCAAATGCGAAATTTGTGGTAGATCATACAAAAGACTTAAAGCTTTACAGCGTCACACCAGCAAAGTTCACCGTCCCCCAAG CTCTTCGGGCGAACCGAAGGACTTCGCCGGAAGGCGACGTTTAGAATGTGATATTTGTAGCGAAATATTTTACTCAACTACACGTTTGCATTACCATATGAGGGCTCATACAGGAGTCCCGAGTTTCGAGTGTGACATATGCGAACGACGCTTCGTTTTGAAATCTTACCTACGGTTTCACATGAAAATACACCTCACCGATTGCCCACATACGTGCCAGATTTGCAATAAAAAGTTCTCAACTAATCTTAAACTCCAAGATCATATGGTTACTCACACCGATGAACGACCCTTCAAATGTGACATATGCGACAGATCCTTCAAGGGATCTAATCATGTAAAGCATCATATGAGAATGATCCACAAGGTCGATCTCCCTCGAAG CGACAGGGAAAATTTGAAGCCAAACCAGACTGGTAACAGCCTAAGCGATGTATACAGCTGCGACGTATGCGGCAAACAGTACAAACAAAGAAGTTCACTTCGCATACATCAGGATCTTCATAAGATCGCCACAACCGTGACAGCGTCCCCACGCATGCTTAAACATTTCGGAAATGTTTCGTGA
- the LOC129722766 gene encoding gastrula zinc finger protein XlCGF57.1-like codes for MGEFTQIKVEELIIFDTSPTEQETPLANNDRCTGETTGTCTHRDGLVDVVQEHPKVITAAGENITTFRSSNSDGSKIANYHHLRKKYGECDGKQNLENHRKPHIGKRRFACDMQHHKSTSHAGDRSFQCDICNRHFTQKSALSCHMNIHRTDCLHKCLLCGKKFTSNLRLDDHMLSHSNKRLFKCDICEATFNVSRSLKFHRHAVHNVSPSPSNSDGNKPRKKFVCEYCDKELSSNQSLMDHRRIHTGERPFACDICSKTFRTAVILQSHKNIHTGDRYFECDICKRRFTQKGNLKAHMNIHRTNSAHKCLICHKPFATSWHLRTHMRSHSNERSFKCDICDASYKTSYGVEYHMKNHNVYPFPDNHESTTRNNKFKCDTCEQRFSMKSHLLSHIKTHRSDCPHKCLICDERFADALYLTNHMVCHSNERPFKCEICGRSYKRNKALQRHTHKWHPSSSIVDKQKDHTGRQRLECDICSEIFHSSTRLHYHMRAHTGVPDFECDICERKFVLKSHLRFHMKIHLSDCPHTCQICDKKFTTNLRLEGHMFSHTDERPFKCDICDKSLKGSNHLMLHMKKVHKVDLSPSNAESRTYNSLSDVYSCNICGKQYKQKTSLRIHQDLHKIATTVTASPRMLIHFGKVS; via the exons ATGGGGGAATTCACTCAAATAAAGGTAGAAGAGCTTATAATATTCGACACTTCGCCGACGGAACAGGAAACTCCACTCGCTAACAACGATCGGTGCACCGGTGAAACGACTGGAACTTGTACCCATAGGGATGGTTTAGTTGATGTGGTACAAGAACATCCGAAAGTTATCACAGCAGCTGGGGAGAACATTACAACTTTTCGCTCCAg TAACTCGGACGGTTCGAAAATAGCCAACTATCACCATCTACGAAAAAAGTACGGGGAATGTGATGGAAAACAGAACCTCGAGAACCATAGAAAACCTCACATCGGGAAACGCCGTTTCGCTTGTGATATGCAGCACCATAAAAGCACTTCACACGCAGGAGACCGCTCCTTCCAGTGTGACATATGCAACCGACATTTTACCCAGAAATCAGCTCTATCTTGTCACATGAACATACACCGTACAGATTGCTTGCATAAGTGCCTGCTTTGCGGTAAGAAATTCACAAGTAATCTTCGCCTCGATGACCATATGCTCAGTCACAGCAATAAACGACTCTTCAAATGCGACATCTGTGAAGCGACATTCAACGTATCTAGATCATTAAAGTTTCATAGGCACGCGGTCCACAACGTTAGTCCATCCCCAAG CAACTCGGACGGTAATAAGCCACGAAAAAAGTTCGTTTGTGAGTACTGTGACAAGGAATTGAGCTCAAACCAAAGCTTGATGGATCATAGAAGGATTCACACCGGGGAACGGCCGTTTGCGTGTGATATCTGCAGCAAAACATTCCGCACAGCTGTGATTTTGCAAAGCCATAAGAATATTCATACAGGAGACCGCTATTTTGAGTGTGACATATGCAAGCGACGTTTCACCCAAAAAGGAAATTTAAAGGCTCACATGAATATCCATCGCACAAATAGCGCTCATAAATGTCTGATTTGCCATAAACCATTCGCAACTAGTTGGCATCTCAGAACACATATGCGCAGCCACAGCAATGAGCGATCCTTCAAATGCGACATCTGTGACGCGTCATACAAGACATCTTATGGTGTTGAATATCATATGAAGAACCACAACGTTTATCCCTTCCCAGA CAACCATGAAAGTACAACAAGGAACAACAAGTTTAAGTGTGACACATGTGAGCAACGGTTTTCGATGAAATCACATCTTTTGTCACACATAAAAACACATCGCTCAGATTGCCCCCATAAGTGCCTAATTTGCGATGAAAGATTCGCAGATGCCCTTTATCTCACAAACCATATGGTTTGTCACAGCAATGAGCGACCCTTCAAATGCGAAATTTGTGGTAGATCATACAAACGAAATAAAGCTTTACAGCGTCACACACATAAATGGCATCCCTCCTCAAG TATTGTAGACAAACAGAAGGACCACACTGGAAGACAACGGTTGGAGTGTGATATCTGCAGCGAAATATTCCACTCAAGTACACGTTTGCATTACCATATGAGGGCTCATACAGGAGTCCCGGATTTCGAGTGTGACATATGCGAACGGAAATTCGTATTGAAATCCCATCTACGGTTCCACATGAAAATACACCTCTCCGATTGCCCACACACGTGCCAGATTTGCGATAAAAAATTCACAACTAATCTTCGTCTCGAAGGTCATATGTTTAGTCACACCGATGAGCGACCGTTCAAATGCGATATCTGTGATAAATCATTGAAGGGGTCTAACCATTTAATGCTTCATATGAAGAAGGTCCACAAGGTCGATCTCTCCCCAAG TAACGCTGAAAGTCGGACTTATAACAGCCTAAGCGATGTATACAGCTGCAACATATGTGGTAAACAGTACAAACAAAAAACTTCACTGCGTATCCATCAGGATCTCCATAAGATTGCTACAACTGTGACAGCTTCCCCACGCATGCTTATACATTTCGGAAAGGTTTCATAG
- the LOC129722772 gene encoding zinc finger protein 62-like isoform X1, producing the protein MEENNQIKIEELIIFDSLPTEEDTLLVKRDWCTDDTTVTNTQKEGSVDVIQEHLKELTDEVGSTAVCESAPRCSNSDGLNIPNQWKEYVCEFCNKECSGKQNLQDHKRSHNRQRLFACDICNGTFNTARRLQYHKSILHTEDQYFQCDICKQRFLQKSYLLDHMNIHRTYGNERSFKCDTCNTSYKRSQDLKAHMRKVHKVVKQPRKKYVCEYCNKELSSKHSLDDHRRTHTGERPFACDKCNATFITTQRLQYHEKAHTSVRNFGCDICKRRFYLKQTLSSHMVIHRSDCPHKCPFCDKTFASGAHLKQHLPKHSDAREFKCDHCMAFYKRRDALEKHMENHELYPFSGSFKSMPRFDSTHTRHRKFKCDTCEQRFSMKSHLLSHMKIHRTDCPHKCSICDARFSDVVLLENHMVCHSDERPFKCEICGRSYKRLKALQRHTSKVHRPPSSSGEPKDFAGRRRLECDICSEIFYSTTRLHYHMRAHTGVPSFECDICERRFVLKSYLRFHMKIHLTDCPHTCQICNKKFSTNLKLQDHMVTHTDERPFKCDICDRSFKGSNHVKHHMRMIHKVDLPRSDRENLKPNQTGNSLSDVYSCDVCGKQYKQRSSLRIHQDLHKIATTVTASPRMLKHFGNVS; encoded by the exons ATGgaagaaaataatcaaataaagaTCGAAGAGCTCATAATATTCGATTCTTTGCCCACGGAAGAGGATACTCTACTTGTTAAAAGGGATTGGTGTACCGATGACACAACTGTAACGAACACTCAGAAGGAAGGTTCAGTTGATGTGATACAAGAACATCTGAAAGAACTCACTGATGAAGTTGGGAGTACAGCAGTTTGTGAGTCAGCTCCTCGCTGCAG CAACTCGGACGGTTTAAACATACCCAATCAATGGAAAGAGTACGTTTGTGAATTCTGCAACAAAGAATGCAGTGGGAAACAGAACCTCCAGGACCATAAAAGAAGTCATAATAGACAACGTCTATTTGCCTGTGATATCTGCAATGGAACATTCAACACAGCCAGACGTTTGCAGTACCATAAGAGCATTCTACATACCGAAGACCAGTACTTCCAGTGTGACATATGTAAGCAacgttttttgcaaaaatcataTCTATTGGACCACATGAACATACACCGCACATATGGCAATGAGCGATCCTTTAAATGCGACACCTGCAACACATCATACAAAAGATCTCAAGATTTAAAGGCTCATATGCGGAAGGTTCACAAAGTCGTTAAGCAACCGCGGAAAAAGTACGTTTGCGAATACTGCAACAAggaactgagctcaaaacacAGCTTAGACGATCATAGAAGAACTCATACCGGGGAACGACCTTTTGCATGTGATAAGTGCAACGCAACATTTATCACGACACAACGTTTGCAGTACCATGAGAAAGCTCATACAAGCGTTCGGAATTTTGGGTGTGACATATGCAAGCGACGTTTTTATCTAAAACAAACTTTGTCGTCTCACATGGTTATACACCGCTCAGATTGTCCACATAAATGCCCGTTTTGCGATAAAACATTCGCAAGTGGTGCTCATCTCAAGCAACATCTGCCCAAACACAGCGATGCGCGAGAATTTAAATGCGACCACTGTATGGCGTTTTATAAGAGACGTGATGCTCTAGAAAAGCACATGGAGAACCATGAGCTCTATCCCTTCTCAGG CAGCTTCAAAAGTATGCCGCGATTTGATAGTACTCATACAAGGCACCGGAAGTTCAAGTGCGACACATGTGAGCAACGGTTTTCGATGAAATCACATCTTTTGTCACACATGAAAATCCACCGCACAGATTGCCCGCATAAGTGCTCTATTTGTGATGCAAGATTCTCAGATGTCGTTCTCCTGGAAAATCATATGGTCTGTCACAGTGATGAGCGACCCTTCAAATGCGAAATTTGTGGTAGATCATACAAAAGACTTAAAGCTTTACAGCGTCACACCAGCAAAGTTCACCGTCCCCCAAG CTCTTCGGGCGAACCGAAGGACTTCGCCGGAAGGCGACGTTTAGAATGTGATATTTGTAGCGAAATATTTTACTCAACTACACGTTTGCATTACCATATGAGGGCTCATACAGGAGTCCCGAGTTTCGAGTGTGACATATGCGAACGACGCTTCGTTTTGAAATCTTACCTACGGTTTCACATGAAAATACACCTCACCGATTGCCCACATACGTGCCAGATTTGCAATAAAAAGTTCTCAACTAATCTTAAACTCCAAGATCATATGGTTACTCACACCGATGAACGACCCTTCAAATGTGACATATGCGACAGATCCTTCAAGGGATCTAATCATGTAAAGCATCATATGAGAATGATCCACAAGGTCGATCTCCCTCGAAG CGACAGGGAAAATTTGAAGCCAAACCAGACTGGTAACAGCCTAAGCGATGTATACAGCTGCGACGTATGCGGCAAACAGTACAAACAAAGAAGTTCACTTCGCATACATCAGGATCTTCATAAGATCGCCACAACCGTGACAGCGTCCCCACGCATGCTTAAACATTTCGGAAATGTTTCGTGA
- the LOC129722772 gene encoding zinc finger protein 62 homolog isoform X3: MEENNQIKIEELIIFDSLPTEEDTTVTNTQKEGSVDVIQEHLKELTDEVGSTAVCESAPRCSNSDGLNIPNQWKEYVCEFCNKECSGKQNLQDHKRSHNRQRLFACDICNGTFNTARRLQYHKSILHTEDQYFQCDICKQRFLQKSYLLDHMNIHRTYGNERSFKCDTCNTSYKRSQDLKAHMRKVHKVVKQPRKKYVCEYCNKELSSKHSLDDHRRTHTGERPFACDKCNATFITTQRLQYHEKAHTSVRNFGCDICKRRFYLKQTLSSHMVIHRSDCPHKCPFCDKTFASGAHLKQHLPKHSDAREFKCDHCMAFYKRRDALEKHMENHELYPFSGSFKSMPRFDSTHTRHRKFKCDTCEQRFSMKSHLLSHMKIHRTDCPHKCSICDARFSDVVLLENHMVCHSDERPFKCEICGRSYKRLKALQRHTSKVHRPPSSSGEPKDFAGRRRLECDICSEIFYSTTRLHYHMRAHTGVPSFECDICERRFVLKSYLRFHMKIHLTDCPHTCQICNKKFSTNLKLQDHMVTHTDERPFKCDICDRSFKGSNHVKHHMRMIHKVDLPRSDRENLKPNQTGNSLSDVYSCDVCGKQYKQRSSLRIHQDLHKIATTVTASPRMLKHFGNVS; the protein is encoded by the exons ATGgaagaaaataatcaaataaagaTCGAAGAGCTCATAATATTCGATTCTTTGCCCACGGAAGAGGAT ACAACTGTAACGAACACTCAGAAGGAAGGTTCAGTTGATGTGATACAAGAACATCTGAAAGAACTCACTGATGAAGTTGGGAGTACAGCAGTTTGTGAGTCAGCTCCTCGCTGCAG CAACTCGGACGGTTTAAACATACCCAATCAATGGAAAGAGTACGTTTGTGAATTCTGCAACAAAGAATGCAGTGGGAAACAGAACCTCCAGGACCATAAAAGAAGTCATAATAGACAACGTCTATTTGCCTGTGATATCTGCAATGGAACATTCAACACAGCCAGACGTTTGCAGTACCATAAGAGCATTCTACATACCGAAGACCAGTACTTCCAGTGTGACATATGTAAGCAacgttttttgcaaaaatcataTCTATTGGACCACATGAACATACACCGCACATATGGCAATGAGCGATCCTTTAAATGCGACACCTGCAACACATCATACAAAAGATCTCAAGATTTAAAGGCTCATATGCGGAAGGTTCACAAAGTCGTTAAGCAACCGCGGAAAAAGTACGTTTGCGAATACTGCAACAAggaactgagctcaaaacacAGCTTAGACGATCATAGAAGAACTCATACCGGGGAACGACCTTTTGCATGTGATAAGTGCAACGCAACATTTATCACGACACAACGTTTGCAGTACCATGAGAAAGCTCATACAAGCGTTCGGAATTTTGGGTGTGACATATGCAAGCGACGTTTTTATCTAAAACAAACTTTGTCGTCTCACATGGTTATACACCGCTCAGATTGTCCACATAAATGCCCGTTTTGCGATAAAACATTCGCAAGTGGTGCTCATCTCAAGCAACATCTGCCCAAACACAGCGATGCGCGAGAATTTAAATGCGACCACTGTATGGCGTTTTATAAGAGACGTGATGCTCTAGAAAAGCACATGGAGAACCATGAGCTCTATCCCTTCTCAGG CAGCTTCAAAAGTATGCCGCGATTTGATAGTACTCATACAAGGCACCGGAAGTTCAAGTGCGACACATGTGAGCAACGGTTTTCGATGAAATCACATCTTTTGTCACACATGAAAATCCACCGCACAGATTGCCCGCATAAGTGCTCTATTTGTGATGCAAGATTCTCAGATGTCGTTCTCCTGGAAAATCATATGGTCTGTCACAGTGATGAGCGACCCTTCAAATGCGAAATTTGTGGTAGATCATACAAAAGACTTAAAGCTTTACAGCGTCACACCAGCAAAGTTCACCGTCCCCCAAG CTCTTCGGGCGAACCGAAGGACTTCGCCGGAAGGCGACGTTTAGAATGTGATATTTGTAGCGAAATATTTTACTCAACTACACGTTTGCATTACCATATGAGGGCTCATACAGGAGTCCCGAGTTTCGAGTGTGACATATGCGAACGACGCTTCGTTTTGAAATCTTACCTACGGTTTCACATGAAAATACACCTCACCGATTGCCCACATACGTGCCAGATTTGCAATAAAAAGTTCTCAACTAATCTTAAACTCCAAGATCATATGGTTACTCACACCGATGAACGACCCTTCAAATGTGACATATGCGACAGATCCTTCAAGGGATCTAATCATGTAAAGCATCATATGAGAATGATCCACAAGGTCGATCTCCCTCGAAG CGACAGGGAAAATTTGAAGCCAAACCAGACTGGTAACAGCCTAAGCGATGTATACAGCTGCGACGTATGCGGCAAACAGTACAAACAAAGAAGTTCACTTCGCATACATCAGGATCTTCATAAGATCGCCACAACCGTGACAGCGTCCCCACGCATGCTTAAACATTTCGGAAATGTTTCGTGA